The DNA region gtggaaggactggtctcaaaaacgcaaggatgcggtggtacttgtatttgcgtatccttgctgcagaaccacttggaagctggctctcttggcgcaggtccttgttgaagcggtccttcatcgatctccaacgtgttttcacttttgacactgttggcaaaacaaaacataatagttaggacaatggtcttttgaccatggttacacaactgtatgtgctgtgaaaaagtaatgactttctgacatcatacacagttgtgtgagcatggccaaggtattgactacatcacactgcattgcgatacttaccaaatgcagaacggacccgagccggggcattggcccagccatcccacaacgctgcggccacctcattccaaagcctccggatcgtcacattgttggcgtgcagtggatcccgggtgtcccacaatgcgactcgctcgtgaaccagggagatgaggtgttcattctcaattaggtcctcatcctcctctggaacctaacaacaaaaagtacattaatataggagacgttcacatacggaagacagaaaacagaatcagaggaatggcatgaatattgaagtaaaaaaaaacactggtgctgaagcaaaagggaaagaaagagagaagtagaaagaaatgaagattcaagaattataaagtgaggatacaatacacattcagccagctatacttacacgatgccgccgtcttgcccggccatgactacgctgctcctgcccagtctcctgcccagtctcttccgctgtagaagaagtggtctgaaaaagggaaaatatacattgtcatatgtgtagatgtgacagtgaatacaatctgaggaggtgaatactcacttcgctgacatgttccccttgtgcaggcccaggcgtttcctcatcagaagaagaagacattctgatgtgtgcagaaagaaaggaatgacagaaattagggcacatagacacagattatagaaaagaaatgcattggataggatatactcacatagttctgaggcttgtttgctgatccaaggggctgtggggcgtctcgtctgcaaggcagtctgatgagtagtgacctgcaactgtccacaccctccctttatcaccttgtatgtggggggtggcttatcagtgtctaggcatgtttttctcaattgagacgcatgcgtcggcaaacgcaagcaaacgcatgtactgaaaaacgcatgcgtttacatagactacaatgcgttttttgggcgcaaaccttgcgcaatcagccgcatacgtttccaggcggcaaaatgacgcctctaaaaattactacatgttgcatttccgcgccaagacgcagacggctagacgacgcatgcgtcgtcaaacgcggcaaaacgcgaacatagaaaaacgcacgcgtcgataatgttaaagataggaatacacaacgcatgcagatatttgcggaagaaacgctgcggacacaaccgcaaatgtgaaagcggccttaaaTGGTTAACAAGAAAACACAAGCTGAAGAATAGGCTTAATAACCACAACAGAGGCGCAGGTAGTCATAGCATCAGCCATTACTTCAATTGGGCGCACAACAAACCAGCTGAATATATGCAAATCCATCAGCACTGTACGCCGGCCCTAATGACGGCATAATGCTAGAAAACAGGATTCCCCGAGTCACAGAGGAGCCCGAGCAGCTGTTACatgtgtggcacgtggcactcagaGATTTAGGGAGCCAACGTGCCTCACAGTTTGGTGCCGGCGCCtaattattactattttttattgaGATCTATGGGCGTTCTTATTTGCTGCTCATCAAAAATAGAGGATGGCTGGGGGGTTAGTATGACCACCTCCTTTCTCTGAATGGGAAAGCAAGTCAATGAGACAAAAGGCTacagtgaaaaacaaaaaaaaatacacgtTTTACAAGCAGACAGATCGATTAGTCATCCATCAATAACACACGGAACATTACAATCCAGAGTTTAGGATTCTTACTTCACTGGTTGGATTTGGCACCAACCGATTTGGGGTATTAAAATGGCCGCTGATTGGTAAATATTAAATTGGCGATCATTTAATAGCCTGATTACAGAGGCAGACCGCACTGGATGATCTGTAGTGTGCATAAGCTGCCATTGTTATCGGCAGCACAGGTCAGGACtatacaggatgatgtgctgccgagaacaatcatCTTTTGTGCAGCGTAAAAGATCCTTTCACCGAACAAATAAGAGTTTTGCTCATTTATCGGATGATCGGTAGCCCGTTTACACTACGCTCCATCATAATAAGTCTACACTGTAAATGAGGCTTTATTCACCTATGGCCACAAAGTAAACATGCAAGCTAGGCCAAACATGCAGGTTTACCCTGCAGGAACAGCCGATAGTGCTTCACTACTGCTTACCCCAGTATGTTATATGAATTAAAAACCAAAATCTATTCTTGATTTCCAGCTCAGCGCCGCTCCTCCGCCCTCAGTCCTGTGTCCCCTGCTGATCTCCTGAAACAATGTCAGACGACCACCTTCACAAGTCCTTCTGAGCAGAGAAGTAGCGTTTCCTCCATTCGGAcaaaaatgtgaaggctgcagccaatcgCCGGAGGTCACGTGACTTTGTATACATCAGGAGACCAGCGGGGAACACAGGGCTGGAAAAAGCGGATGGAACATGTATGTgaaaaacggacgtctgaatgaggcctaaaacgtTGGAAATGATCCTTACAATTTAGATGGTTTCTAAAGCCTAAGGATTGTACGTTATAAACCGTCAATGGCTTAAAGCAGATCAGTGACCAGAATATCTCGTAGATCGGCCTAAAGGTCACATACGTGAAATATTATCTATGGCAAGAGGACATGAAAAccttacaaaaaaatggaaaaaaaaaaattgagcatttTTATTTGCTATGAAAGGGCCTAACTGACGTCCTATGACAATCCTCCACAAAGGATCCTTTATTAGGTGTAATAACAAGATTAGGGAAGATAAAAGCCTGCGCTGGACGAATAATAATCTGGCTATAACTACCAGTTAGGACTTGCCTTTGCCTTAGGAGGAATACTGCATTATCTGCCTGTCAGCGCGGCTGACAATCTCTCCTGTCCTGACAATTCAATGGCACAGAGAGGGCCGTCATTTCAGAAGCGGACTGTTGCGCTCGGTGCTGACAAGACTGCTGGGCGGTCAATTAGAAAAGTAAATTATTTATTCCACTTTGCGGATATAGCTCCATCGTATTCtgaagcactttacagacatcatctccgtccccattggggctcacaatctagattccctatcagtatggctttggaatgtgggaagaaaccggagaaaccagaggaaacccacgctaacatggagggaacatacaaactccatgcacatATTGTCCTTGGTAGGGtttgatcccaggaccccagcacGAGGCAagagtgataaccactgagccaccggtcTAAGCTTCCAAGTTAAAAAAGCTCCATaatattaaaaggggttgtcccatcttCTCAGGAGCGCCCCACTCCCCTGCCTCCCAACTTCTTGCTTGCCAGGGGGATGATTGACAGTTAGTACCAGAGGCCTGGCTGAGCGGCTGGTCCGAGTCGCACACTCTCCAATGCTAGCAgacaggtacagactggggctgaaattcagctctggcatgATTACTCCgccacaactcttaacagtgtgggtgtcttgagaacacagattctgttaacaacgtagcagacaaggaggCCCACAacaagacaggcccttctggcatttgccagaattgccggatggccagtccggtcctgcTAGCAGATGAGGACCATTGGAACATTgacgagcttgtaagcactgtgctccATGACTATAAGACCAGCACATCTGAAATGTCTGGGAAAGGTATCTAATGACCTATCTACAGCAGATCAGTGGGGTCCAAGACCCAGATCCCTCACTGATCAGCTAATTTTTTTGCTCTGGCTGGCCGTTGCTGGTTACTGTAACAGCTTCTATGCAAAAGAATACAAGCTGTTCTGCAGCGCCCAGCAGCGGCCACTACACTTTGACAAGAGTCGCACTCAGTAGCTCCATTGCAAGTGTTTACATTCGGCCATGAGCAaacaacagctgatcggtgggagcGCCGGGTGTCGGACCCCCAAGGATCTGCCACTGGTGACccatcctgtatataatatatttatCAAATACCTATGCCTAGAAGACCCCTTTAATATTTTTCTATTGCACAAAATTTAGCCATTTGCAGAACCACCATGAATGATAAAATGGTCAAATACTCATTTTATTTTCTGATAATTATACTTTTCATATAAAATAGGTGAAGAACATATTTTTAGTtggaaaagtaaataaaaaaaaaatcccaatgctTTAACGTACTGAAGCATACATCATCAACGTCGTATAATTTCAATCTCGAAATTGTTTTCTGGGTTTTCCATATTTTTCTGGATTAAAATAAGGCAATAAAAGCGTGAAACGCGGCAGCACATGATGACATTTGTGCTCTATTTTCACATCCATCAACACTAATCATTACTCTATTTGCTCATAAATATTTTCAGGGCAACATGAAAGCTTGTGCCCCAGGTGGGATTATTTAAGAGGCATGGAAACATTTCATCATCCTGAAACGCCCAGAGATTAGACGACTGAGAGGAAGCAATGTCGGTTACCCCGGAATTACTCCAGCACCGTATGTTCCAGGCAAGCGGCGGCGTCAATGAAAGAGCCGTGATATCAGGTGGTTTCATTCTGCGACATCACACCATGCATATATTCAGCCCCCGCCGTACAGCTCATAGCTATTTAATGCACACCCCAGGGAGCAGAGTCATTAAATCGGCCTCTGTAAATTCTGCTGTCAGCATGCATAATGTAATGTCTGCACACAGCCATGTCTGCAGCCGCTACAGAAAATCTTAATGAAAAGTGCAACCAAACCACAACCATGGATTCAATTCCAAATGTAATATAAAGGAAACAAAACACATTAGTGCAGTATTTGGTCACCTGTGTCTTCCCATACAATGTATCTAACCCTTATATGCAAGATTTTACAGTCAGTACACACGGGCTAAAGAGAAAGCTGTATATGGGTCACACAGGGTACGGGAAACCATCCCAAGACTAGATAATGTGTCTTCTGCGTATATAATCCAACAGGTCATGGGGCTGATTGTCGAGTACGACCATAGAAAATGCCAAGTGCAGCCGATCAGATGTCGCTATATGGTTGTGAGGCCCCTTTGCAGGAGGGATGAATGGCAGCACACATGGTCTCCTAGTGGAGAGTAGCTAGGCCTCCATGTGCCGCCATGTGTAGAAGCCATTCTCCCTTTCATGCCATGGTTATATGGAGGAATGACTCCATAATAAAGCACCTTGTGATATTTTGCTGTTCAGAACGTCCCTCTTTGGGTAGTTTCCTACAAAACACACAATTGTAGCGCATCATCCATTCCTGAAGGGAGAACCCGGCCTCTAGGTGAACCTGCAGCCATCAGCATACAAGACATGAAGTCTACAGCATTAACAACGCTCTTGGCATCGGCCAGCAGAGCAGATCGCTTGATTACCTAGATACAGGCAATATTCCAGATGATAACGTGACCTACAAGGGAGAGCGCACAAAAACTGCAGCTAGTTACTACCTATGACAGACTCCTCTTGGCAGCGGCTCATCTTCCCTGGAAAAAAAAGATTTGGGCTTTGATTCACCAATGGCACCAAACCGTCTCTTCTCCATTTGTCGGGGGACGGTCAGGAGGCCTCTATGCACATCAGATGGTTGGTGGGTTCACATAACTTTTCATCTAaatacccccatacacattacactacTGTTGGCTGAGCCCGCCAATATCGACAGGTTTGGCCAATGGTCCAATATATATGGGTGTCCCAGCCAACTGATGGTTGGGGGAAGATGTTGACCAcacatgtctgatttcagactatGGAACGCCTTATGAGATAAGCCCCACAGAGAACAAGAGAGCGCTCCTGTACAGGGAAAAGGCGGCTGAGATGGCCTCGGCCAACAGCCATCTGGTGTGTATGGCCGGCCTAATGTACATGGGGCTCTTAGTATAGGTGATAACATTATTGGCAATAGGGATTTCCTCCAATCGTAAGCTGTGTAGAGTGCTTGATGTCTGGAGTAAAGAAATATTGTGATGGAAGCCACCGCACCAAAGGATTGTCCAAGCAACAGATATCCAACAAGAAGGGCTTGTCCAGCCCTGCGTACATTTTAGGCAAGCATGGCTTACACACTGTTCAGCTGTACTAGACTGTGGCGCCTCATATGTGCACTTGATACATTATAGCGTGGATTAGTATCAGCACAGAAATTGTGACCAAAACACGGCAGCGAAGGACCTGGAGAAACCTTAGAGGGGATCCGTCAGTGCTCCAGTCATGTCTGTTTTACTAAACACTTGTATTCCCCGTGCGATAACTGGGGCAGCTTCTCTTAGAACTCTTCATTGTGCAGTTCCTCTGTGATTCCTCATGGAAATGTATGAAGAAAATTGCCAACTGGGCGTTCCCACAATGGAGGAGTGTCTCTGCACCATTTAGGGATACCACCGCTTGGAAAGGAGAAATGGGACCATCCAGTTATCAATGCATTCACATTTACAGGGGTCAGAATAGAGAAACGTCACAAGGTAGTGTAGAAATCCATCCAAGACACCGGAGGagggacgccccccccccccccgacaccgGAGGAGGGACGCCCCCCCGACACCGGAGGAGGGACGCCCCCCCCGACACCGGAGGAGGGACGCCGCCCCCCCCGACACCGGAGGAGGGACGCCGCCCCCCCCCCGACACCGGAGGAGGGACGCCGCCCCCCCCCCGACACCGGAGGAGGGACGCCGCCCCCCCCCCGACACCGGAGGAGGGGCGCCCCCCCCCGACACCAGAGGAGGGACGCCCCCCCCCGACACCGGAGGAGGAGGGACCCCCCCCGACACCGGAGGAGGGACGCCCTGCACTGGAGACGAGGCTTCTCCCATTCGCCAACATGCGAGGAGGCTTTACCACGACAAGACAACCTGTTAGGGATTTGCCCATCTCATAAAGTAAGTTGGCAAGCACTGAGGATTAAAGCTCTAACATGCCAGTGTGCCAAAGGATTTCTTCATAAACTGTGTCAGCCACAAAATCTTATACCACACAGCCATTAAACAGTACCCAGAGCAGCACATATTGCACGTCTCCTCGCCTGCAGTGCTATCGGCATAGGGGTTCCCTTTGTTTCACCACCAGATGGATCCCGCACCCCCCTCTATTAATTAACACTTATTGATAAGATGCCAACACATTCCTCAGCTCACACTGGATGCAGCCAGAGACAATAGTTCAGCGTATAGGAAGCCAACATAATCAATGGGCGATATAAGACCTCTCATGGGGTACACAATGGGCAGCACATGTCACCTAGGAGGCGACTGGCAGAAGGTCCTGGGGGGGCAGCTGTGCCACTGCCTGATACTGGCGGCCCACGTATGCTACATTTCTATCCAATGATAGGATCTCTTCTAGATATGTAATAATCAGCATATATTATGTAGAAATTAGTGAGGAGCATGCTCAGATGACTCCTTATAtacgcacgtttgctcatcactagtaatgatcaATATATACGGTAATATGTAGAGAAGTAATAATCAGTATGGAATAGGTAGATAATATGTAAAAATGAATATAACAGGTAGATAATATATAAATATGTAATAATGAGTATATATTCTGTAGATAGGTACATATTAGATAGCGAATAttgcatgtatatattatatattacacaTTTACATATTATATACAATTATTAcatgtatataatttatattagACATTTACATATTATATACTGATTATTAcatgcatatataatatatattacatagttacatatgaCATACGATTACGAATCTAATTCATATAGCACAGCTACAGTTATAGTATTACATATCTACCTGTGATAATTCTATAATTACATAGGTGCATAGTATATGCTGATTATATATGTAATAATTATCACATGCAGAAACATATTTATGTGTGTGGATATCTAATAATCAGTATATAAGTACTGTAATAGACATGTAATATTTAGCTATTTAATATGAATAAGATATGTAATTATCAGTATAATATGAAGCTATGTAACAATATTATATGTAGCTGTATATAATATGTAGATATGTAATAATTGGTATAAGTACATACATAATATACAGATATTATAACAGGTATAATAACTCGATATGTAATATAATAGATGTAGTAGACAATACCTATATAATATACAGATGTAAATTGGGATTCGAAGTACACACATGTATATAATAACCAGTACGTGTTATATATACCTATGTAATAATAACGATGTATTAATGGGTATATCTCCATAGGTAAGATCACATAGATCTGTAATAATCAGTAtataataatcacagatgtgatagcAGATCTATCCACAGGACACTGTAGGCACAGCCTGTTAGACTACACTGCAATGAATGTAGTTTCTGATCGATCGATGCTAGTGATCGATAATGATCGGGCGCCCGTGCACTCTCTCGCCCCACCGATCAGCTGGGATCAGTGGATCTGGTGATGGCTGGTGATGACAGCTCCACATTACAATAGCCTCCATTGTCGCCTGGCTGAGGAGATGCCAGTGATCCCAGTAGATCCCAGCAGATCAGACAGCACAGTGGATCCCTCCCTCGCCATTCATAGACAGCTGCAGAGCAGGCTCTACCTGGGCTCCGCTCGCAGTGGTTTCTCCCATGTCCTCACAGTCTCCCCAGAAGAGCCGGGCTCCCCGGCCGCCAGCACTCACCTTCTGACAGCTCCAGCTCCAGTTCGGCCAGCTGTTCCCTCACCTCCTTCGGGAGGGCTGACAGGTCGAAGCCCCTCTCCGCCATGGAGCCGGCCGGATTCACCGTATTAAGCCGAGAGGTTTGAATCGCCGGAGCTCAGCGCATAGCCCTCGCCACGGCCGCCATGCCAGGCCCTGCCTCACGTCACATGACCAGACAGCCATCCAGCCTAACGCGGCTGACAGCAGGAACACTGACACCCCGAGCATAACACCGGTACTACAGCGCAAAAGCCAACCTGAGGCGAATGGAATAGTAATAAAGAAATCTAGCGCCACCAGGTGGTAGGTTGTGGAAGTACAGTTAGCTTTGTCCCCTGCAGGACACAGCAGTGAGCACTAGGGTGGGTATCTTTTTCCTGAGGGGTTTCTTTACATTCACATGACTTTTTTTCCAGACGTTTTTCATTTCTTATAGAGAAGTCTATAGAGAGGCTTGGACTGACCCCTGGGGAACAGTTgaattccccggtgggcccctgtgcaggagtagtTGCTTACCCCCCTATATGAGCAGTAGTTGTTCATGTCACATGGCGTGGGGCAGTAACCGTGGGCGAGGTACTCGTCtcgtgcaccccagcacattacgtgaaggcgggggtcctggctgggtgtgttgaCCCTGTGCTACGAGGGCGGTACACCCGTGCAGGCCGCATGGAACCaatgttgctggtttgccaggaaCAGATGttggacagttcaatgagggagacctccAGTTGAAAATAAACCTTTTACTGAACAGGAATTTGGTAGggaatatatacaggatatagcagGTACACAGTCTTATCAACGTTTCCCTCACAACTCCATTATCCACAGTTTCCTTCCTTCGTTTCTCTATTGTCCTCCTCTCTTTACTTTTTCTCTACTTGTCCTCTGTCTCCTCAGtttctcactacttcaccacaactCCGCTCAGCTTGACAGTTCTGCTTAACAAGAGTCCTTTATCGCCCTGCAGTTCTGACTCGTCTTTCCCCTCAAGGTGCCAATATGGCTGGACTCAGCGTCAATCTATCTGATGCTCTGGAGCTCCCGCCCAGGACTTTCTACCCATCTCATGTACTCACTCCTGTCTAGGCCCGTTACCTTCAAGAGCTGTAAGCCACTCGGGCCCTTTCTGTCAGGGGTCCTTTGCCAGGACCCATCTCCACTCGATCACACTgtctcttaggccggagtcacactagagagttttacggacgtatgagaggcgcaaaaacaacgcattgcgtctatttctcagctgtattttacaggcgtagaaaatcacagcatgctgcgtttgtcagcatattccttaaaaaaaagtctatgggggcgagaaaaatatggattacacacggacaggctcggactggcccacagggtaacaggggaatcccccggtgggcccctgtgcagatctgggcccccaaccccactatatgggcaTTATTTGGCATAATTAAAATTTATTCGCTCtgtagataaaaaaaaaagcagcatctcatcattcattaaccaaactacccagtttattaatatatagagatataggtaaatttgtgaacaagggtagtataatatttgtatgcaggtgaaaagtgggcccccacagtcagttactggtgggcccttagcaccccagtccaacactgcacacggaccatcagtgtgactgtagcgtgggaatttttctgaatattttctcacgctcgagttcatatgaggttatgccagcagggggcgcagcaccacaagtctaggtagctacgttcccctgcttcccattcattccccagtttttacaggcaggggcggctgcattagcaggctcctgcttgtaaaattatttaaccccttcagatggatttacagcgtgggacatgactgtaacgacggaaggtatgggatattgttgttttttttgttttttattttttacagaacgagggtcgtcatttggattgagagtataataaactattacaacaccctgtgtatttatttcaataaaatacttttttcctaatgtgtgtgcgtTTTATTAAccgtttactactattggattaattatggataggtgtcttattgacatctctccattattaaccaggcttaatgtcaccttatattagcaaggtgacattaaccctttattacccatatcccaccgctactcaggagtgggaagagagtggctaagtgccaaaataggcgcatcttacagatgtgcctcttctggggtggctggaggcagatgtttttagccaggggagggccaataaccatggtccctctctaggctattaacatctgccctcagtcactggccttcccactctggcggagaaaattgcgctggagcccacgccagttttttccgtgatttaaccctttattttaaaagctagagcccccaaattttgcacacacactctactaacatactaacattagtagtgaggaatatgtaaaaatataagggatatgaaatggtttactgtatgtaaaccatgtctcatatcctgtcgggtttgg from Ranitomeya variabilis isolate aRanVar5 chromosome 3, aRanVar5.hap1, whole genome shotgun sequence includes:
- the LOC143818477 gene encoding uncharacterized protein LOC143818477 isoform X2, which codes for MSSSSDEETPGPAQGEHVSETTSSTAEETGQETGQEQRSHGRARRRHRVPEEDEDLIENEHLISLVHERVALWDTRDPLHANNVTIRRLWNEVAAALWDGWANAPARVRSAFVSKVKTRWRSMKDRFNKDLRQESQLPSGSAARIRKYKYHRILAFLRPVLPRRT
- the LOC143818477 gene encoding uncharacterized protein LOC143818477 isoform X1 produces the protein MCPNFCHSFLSAHIRMSSSSDEETPGPAQGEHVSETTSSTAEETGQETGQEQRSHGRARRRHRVPEEDEDLIENEHLISLVHERVALWDTRDPLHANNVTIRRLWNEVAAALWDGWANAPARVRSAFVSKVKTRWRSMKDRFNKDLRQESQLPSGSAARIRKYKYHRILAFLRPVLPRRT